A single window of Thermococcus celericrescens DNA harbors:
- a CDS encoding DUF835 domain-containing protein, which yields MPEIISIGYFIRDLIVLVATSIIVVVLLAMGGKTKKNLGFSYFIRAFNSLLLAFSLIVVAQVIGVLLRTTVLNNDPTYSWIRSVMLTVGALLLLVSSVMIYLPFARGEYTIVPIASEPADSIRYGAYWGERGRAYLIFTELTKRYRMPGIAVTRDPPDMFRRKLGLKLIPVMWVSTVQHGDAVSPTKLEVIMDNLRRFLETANIDKVILIDCVEYFILENGEDAVLKFITSIKDFATLNRGLVIVTVDKESLNERTFSILTSELRPITDLEKTLAH from the coding sequence ATGCCGGAAATAATATCGATAGGATATTTTATCAGAGATTTAATCGTTCTCGTGGCGACGTCCATAATCGTTGTTGTCCTGCTGGCTATGGGAGGAAAAACAAAGAAAAACCTCGGATTCAGCTATTTTATTCGGGCTTTCAATTCGCTCCTCCTCGCGTTTTCGCTGATCGTGGTGGCTCAGGTGATAGGCGTTCTCCTAAGGACTACCGTACTGAACAACGATCCCACGTACTCATGGATCCGTTCGGTTATGCTCACCGTCGGTGCCCTGCTGCTTCTCGTCTCCTCCGTTATGATATACCTGCCGTTTGCCCGCGGGGAATATACGATAGTCCCGATAGCCTCAGAACCGGCGGACTCCATCAGGTACGGTGCGTACTGGGGGGAGAGGGGCAGGGCGTACCTGATTTTTACGGAACTTACGAAACGCTACCGCATGCCGGGGATAGCCGTTACCAGGGATCCTCCCGACATGTTCCGTAGAAAGCTCGGTCTCAAGCTGATCCCGGTGATGTGGGTATCTACGGTTCAACACGGCGATGCAGTGAGTCCAACGAAGCTGGAGGTTATAATGGACAATCTCAGGAGGTTCCTTGAGACGGCCAATATTGATAAGGTAATCCTGATCGACTGTGTGGAGTACTTTATCCTGGAGAACGGAGAGGATGCGGTTCTTAAATTCATAACCAGCATCAAAGACTTTGCGACTCTTAATCGGGGACTTGTTATCGTGACCGTTGATAAGGAATCCCTGAACGAGAGAACATTCAGCATACTAACCTCCGAGCTGAGGCCCATTACCGATCTTGAAAAAACTCTTGCCCACTGA
- the lrpA gene encoding HTH-type transcriptional regulator LrpA: MLDERDNIIIEMLTKDARTPFTEIAKVLGISETAVRKRVKALEEAGVIKQYTVIVDPAKLGYNLVSLTGVDTLPEKIFDVAEKIKEFDFVREVYLTSGDHMIMAEVWARDGEDLSDIISNKIGRLEGVTKVCPAIILERLK; this comes from the coding sequence ATGCTTGACGAGAGAGATAACATCATAATCGAGATGCTCACCAAGGACGCCCGCACTCCGTTCACGGAGATAGCGAAGGTCCTGGGCATAAGTGAGACCGCAGTAAGGAAGCGCGTAAAGGCCCTGGAGGAGGCGGGGGTTATAAAGCAGTACACCGTCATCGTTGACCCGGCGAAGCTGGGCTACAACCTGGTCAGCCTCACGGGCGTTGACACGTTGCCGGAGAAGATATTTGACGTTGCCGAGAAGATCAAGGAGTTCGATTTCGTGAGGGAGGTTTACCTGACCAGCGGCGACCACATGATAATGGCCGAGGTCTGGGCCAGGGATGGAGAGGACCTGTCCGACATAATCTCCAACAAGATAGGCAGGCTTGAGGGTGTCACCAAGGTCTGTCCGGCGATAATCCTTGAGAGGTTGAAGTGA
- the rlmD gene encoding 23S rRNA (uracil(1939)-C(5))-methyltransferase RlmD, which translates to MRGIVERLDHEGLGVIRVGKREIHVPFTAPGDVVEVRKWRKKKRKLTATDFGVVEPSASRVEPVCLSFGVCGGCLLQHIPYERQVEFKAEKLSALLGIDVEVIPSPVIYGHRNRIDVVISTNGIGFRRRGTWWDAVDIEWCPVFGESSRRVLRSLREFIEDHTPSLYEIRKNEGFLRYIVIREGKFTGELMVNLVTSEGSLPESFPDYFDYADSVYWSVNRTPSDVSYGEIERFWGSEFIRERLDDVTYLIHPNSFFQTNSHQAVTLVRKVAELVDGERVLDLYSGVGTFGIYLAKRGFSVEGIEINPFAVEMANRNAELNGVDAAFRVGQDRDVENLSEYDTIIVDPPRAGLHPKLIRKILKDKPQSIVYVSCNPKTLRANLDELAGVYSLEGAVGIDMFPHTPHVETVVKLKLGV; encoded by the coding sequence ATGCGGGGAATCGTTGAGAGGCTCGACCATGAAGGACTGGGCGTTATACGTGTGGGAAAGAGGGAAATCCACGTTCCTTTCACTGCACCCGGCGACGTTGTTGAAGTGAGAAAATGGCGAAAGAAAAAACGGAAGCTAACCGCCACTGATTTTGGGGTCGTGGAGCCCTCCGCCAGCAGAGTGGAACCGGTGTGTCTCAGTTTTGGGGTCTGCGGCGGGTGCCTTCTTCAGCACATCCCCTACGAGAGGCAGGTTGAGTTCAAGGCGGAGAAGCTCTCTGCCCTTCTTGGTATTGACGTCGAAGTTATTCCATCGCCCGTGATTTACGGTCACAGAAACCGCATCGATGTTGTCATTTCGACGAACGGGATTGGGTTCAGGAGGCGCGGCACGTGGTGGGACGCGGTTGACATCGAGTGGTGCCCCGTCTTCGGCGAATCCAGCAGGAGGGTTCTCCGCTCCCTGAGGGAGTTTATAGAAGACCACACCCCTAGTCTGTACGAGATACGGAAGAACGAGGGTTTTCTGCGCTATATCGTCATCCGCGAGGGCAAGTTCACGGGTGAGCTTATGGTGAACCTCGTCACCTCGGAGGGCAGTCTCCCCGAGTCCTTCCCCGACTATTTTGACTACGCGGACTCGGTGTACTGGAGCGTGAACAGGACCCCGAGCGACGTCTCCTACGGGGAGATAGAGCGCTTCTGGGGCAGCGAGTTCATACGGGAGCGGCTCGACGACGTTACCTACCTGATCCATCCAAACAGCTTCTTCCAGACGAACAGCCATCAGGCGGTCACCCTGGTGCGCAAGGTGGCGGAGCTCGTTGACGGTGAGAGGGTTCTTGACCTCTACTCTGGTGTGGGGACCTTCGGCATCTATCTGGCCAAAAGGGGATTCTCCGTTGAGGGAATCGAGATAAATCCCTTCGCGGTGGAGATGGCGAACAGAAACGCCGAGCTCAACGGCGTTGACGCCGCGTTCAGGGTGGGGCAGGACAGGGATGTTGAAAATCTTTCGGAATACGATACCATAATAGTTGATCCGCCAAGGGCGGGATTGCATCCCAAACTGATAAGGAAAATCTTAAAAGACAAACCGCAAAGCATCGTTTACGTCTCCTGCAATCCAAAGACCCTCAGAGCCAATCTCGACGAACTGGCGGGGGTTTATTCCCTGGAGGGGGCTGTGGGGATTGACATGTTCCCGCACACACCCCACGTGGAGACGGTTGTCAAACTTAAACTTGGGGTTTAA
- a CDS encoding helix-turn-helix domain-containing protein produces MFGRHKDAVYKVLATKKRAVALQSLSAELETPAPAVFRAVKELESDGLVEVFYGQDKAAIMVRAKTIGDYI; encoded by the coding sequence ATGTTCGGCAGGCATAAAGATGCTGTGTATAAGGTACTCGCCACAAAAAAAAGGGCGGTCGCCCTCCAGAGTCTGAGCGCTGAACTCGAAACACCCGCACCCGCGGTCTTTAGGGCCGTGAAGGAGCTGGAATCCGACGGTCTCGTTGAGGTCTTCTACGGCCAAGACAAGGCCGCCATAATGGTTCGCGCCAAAACAATAGGGGACTACATCTGA
- a CDS encoding MinD/ParA family ATP-binding protein has translation MVSIVITGRGGAGKTTMSANLSTYFSRRGYRSLVVDGDLYLPKLAFHFGIYNPQYNIHTLLKNPNMRVVQAVYHDPRTGVDILPGSPKLYDVINLDQKRLREIVREIGTRYRVTIIDSPVGIPFDTISTFRLAQYQLIIVEIERCPIHSVHRMIENEVVKLKSLGDAYGLKVGVILNKVRESSQSVDDIIDFLEYSVDVPVVGVIPFDHRVPEATNYGRPVIDYAPHAKASRAIAESGDILNEWIFGREKKEGMLQRLYEAIISFLHSGRVPAGKKL, from the coding sequence ATGGTATCCATAGTCATCACCGGGAGGGGAGGTGCGGGAAAAACAACAATGAGCGCAAACCTGAGTACGTACTTCTCACGGAGGGGCTACCGCTCGCTCGTCGTGGACGGTGACCTGTACCTCCCAAAGCTCGCCTTTCACTTCGGGATATACAACCCCCAGTACAACATCCACACCCTTCTGAAGAATCCGAACATGAGGGTTGTTCAGGCGGTGTACCACGACCCCAGAACGGGTGTTGACATACTCCCTGGCAGCCCGAAGCTTTACGACGTCATCAACCTGGATCAGAAAAGACTGAGGGAGATAGTCAGGGAGATTGGAACCCGGTACAGGGTTACCATAATAGACTCCCCGGTCGGCATACCCTTCGACACCATCTCGACCTTTCGGCTCGCCCAGTACCAGCTCATCATAGTGGAGATAGAGCGTTGCCCGATACACTCCGTCCACAGAATGATCGAGAACGAGGTCGTGAAGCTTAAATCGCTGGGGGACGCGTACGGTCTCAAGGTCGGCGTGATACTCAACAAGGTGCGGGAATCGTCCCAGAGTGTGGATGATATAATCGACTTTCTTGAGTACAGCGTGGACGTGCCCGTGGTCGGCGTCATACCATTTGATCACAGGGTTCCCGAGGCGACGAACTACGGAAGGCCGGTCATCGACTACGCGCCCCACGCCAAGGCATCGAGGGCGATAGCCGAGAGCGGTGACATCCTGAACGAGTGGATATTCGGAAGGGAGAAAAAGGAAGGTATGCTCCAAAGGCTCTACGAGGCGATAATCTCATTCCTCCACTCCGGCAGAGTCCCTGCGGGCAAAAAGCTCTGA
- the pyrE gene encoding orotate phosphoribosyltransferase has product MKGQLVDMFFSEGAILFGRFVLTSGRESDYYINVKKLSTNPGALRLIARLMAEKARALGIEFDRVAGPELGAVPIATALSLETGKPLVIVRKKPKGHGTGSQIEGEVKPGERILLVEDVTTTGGSVLRAAEVLEKAGAEIVAISVVVDREEGAGERIGEKYRFIPLVTVSELFARRDSAGVEE; this is encoded by the coding sequence ATGAAGGGCCAGCTCGTTGATATGTTCTTCTCGGAGGGGGCCATACTCTTCGGCCGCTTCGTTCTCACCTCCGGCAGGGAGAGCGACTACTACATCAACGTCAAGAAGCTCTCCACGAATCCCGGGGCGCTGAGGCTCATCGCGAGGCTGATGGCCGAGAAGGCCAGAGCGCTTGGCATAGAGTTCGACCGCGTCGCCGGCCCGGAGCTCGGGGCGGTACCGATAGCGACGGCCCTATCGCTGGAAACCGGAAAGCCCCTCGTCATAGTCCGCAAGAAGCCCAAGGGGCACGGCACCGGAAGCCAGATCGAAGGCGAGGTAAAGCCCGGCGAGAGGATACTCCTGGTCGAGGACGTGACGACCACCGGCGGAAGCGTTCTGCGCGCGGCCGAGGTCCTGGAGAAGGCTGGGGCTGAGATAGTCGCCATAAGCGTGGTGGTTGACAGGGAAGAAGGGGCCGGTGAGAGAATAGGGGAGAAGTACCGGTTTATCCCTCTGGTCACGGTTTCAGAGCTTTTTGCCCGCAGGGACTCTGCCGGAGTGGAGGAATGA